Below is a window of Aerococcus viridans DNA.
TGATCAACAGGCGCTTCAAAGAAACCTTGAATTTGCGCAGCATGTAAGTCTAATGCAAGAATACGGGTTGCACCAGCATTTTCCATCATACGCGCTACTAACTTAGCTGTAATTGGTTCACGCGGCTGCGCCTTACGGTCTTGGCGTGCGTAACCAAAGTAAGGAATAACTACGTTAATTGCTTTGGCACTTGCTCGACGACAAGCATCAATCATTATTAATAATTCCATCAAGTTATCATTTACTGGATCAGAAGTTGATTGAATAATATAAACATTATCCCCACGAATTGATTCCTCAATTGCAATTTTAATTTCACCATCACTAAAGTGTGATACCGACATATGACCTAATTCTACGCCCATTGAAGTTGCAATTTTTTCAGCAAGTTCTTTGTTTGAACTCAATGAAAAGATTTTTAGTCCATGATCGACTACAGATTCTGACATTTTTTTCCCTCCACAATACTGAATGCTCAGACACTCTTATCGTATCTATTCTACCATAGAAAAACGACGATTGTTAGCTAAATAGCGAATCGAAAAGTGTGAATTTGGTTAAAATATTTGCAGTCTTAGTCTTTTTTACCAATTGGTAACCTATCCCAAAAACCATCTTTATTTTCTTGGCGTGAACGGGCAATCCCTAAAGCCTTGCTTGGGACATCTTTGGTGATAGTTGAACCAGCTGCTAAGAAGGCATTGGCTTCAACATTTACAGGTGAAATGATAGTCACGTCAGACCCGATAAATGAGTTGTCCCCGATTGTTGAATGGTGTTTGTTCACACCGTCGTAGTTTGCAAAAATCACACCGCAAGAAACATTGATATTTTTGCCTAAAGTTGCGTCACCAATGTAAGTTAAATGACCAACCTTAGTGCCTGCACCAATATGCGCTTTTTTAATTTCCACAAAGTTTCCGATATGAGCATTTTCATCAATAACAGATGCCGGACGTAAGTGGGCGTTTGGCCCAATATCCACGCCATCTTTCACTTGGCTTTCTTCAATTTCAGAAGCACGGACTTTCACACGGTCCCCAATCTTAGAATCACGGATTGTTGTCCCTGCGTAAATATGGCAATCTTCACCAATCACAGTGTTCCCTTTAAGATATACATTTGGTTCAATCACTGTATCTGCACCAATTTCAACGCCCGCTTCGATATAAACCGCATCTGGGTCTACAATCGTTACCCCATTGCGCATATGGAATTCGTTAATACGTTTAAACATGGTTTGGTTAGCTTGTGCTAAGGCCACACGGTCATTAACCCCGAGTGACTCATCTAGGTTATCCATTTGGAAGGCCCCAACAGCCTCGCCAGCCTCTTTCAAGATTTCAATCACATCTGGTAAGTAGTATTCACCTTGCGCATTGTCATTACCGACTTTATTCAAAGCGTCGAATAATAAAGCATTATCAAAGACATAAGTCCCTGTGTTAATTTCAGTAATTAATTTTTCAGCATCATTAGCATCCTTTTGCTCAACAATTTTCACCACTTGGCCCTCTTTATCACGGACAATACGGCCGTAACCAGTGGGATCATCAGCAGGCGCAGTTAAAATCGTCGCTTTAAAACCAGCCTCTTCATGCACATCTAACAAACGCGCAATCGTATCCGCTGTAAATAAAGGGGTATCACCACAAATGACTAAAGTCGTACCTTCTTTATCAGCCAACTCACTCGCTGCTTGTTGCACCGCATGCCCAGTACCCAATTGTTCCGTTTGTGTCGTATAAGCTGTACGGTCGCCCAATAACTCTTGGACCGCTTCCGCACCATGCCCGACAATTGTCACCACTTCATCAATCCCAGCGTCATTCACACTAGTCAATACGTGGTCTACCATAGGTTTACCCGCAACTGGGTGTAACACCTTATACAACTTAGACTTCATACGAGTCCCTTTACCTGCTGCTAGAATTACTGCATAACGGTTGCTCATTATGTACATTCACTCCTCTAAAATCATTTATCCACTATTCAATATTTATCTCAATATTACTAATTCATTGTATCGAATTCCAAGCCGTTCGACCAGTCCAGATTAATCCTTGTGCCGTCTAGCCCCTTTATTCTTATTATCACGCTTCCGATTCTTCTTCCGTGCCTTCGCCGGTGCCGCCGCTTTATTCGCTTGTTTTGTTTTTTTCACCCGCGCTTTTGCTTTGACAGCCGCCCCCTCTTTTTCTTCCTGTAAAAGGGGTTGATCTTCGTCGTTCTGGCTCGCACTCGGTACCTGGTCCGTCAGTTGCCCCCCATAAGTATAGAATGCTGTCAGCTGAATATCATCACCAACCTGCTTCTTCAAATCTCTAAGTGAACGGTCGTTAACGAAAGTCAAGACAACCCCATCTTTCCCCATACGGCCAGTTCGCCCAGCCCGGTGGGTATATTGCTCAGGTGTCGCTGGTAAATCATACTGAATAACCAAAGGTAGGTCTTCAATATCCAAACCACGTGCCGCCACATCCGTTGTAAATAGGTAAGTATATTCACCCTTCGTGAACTTGGCAATGGCTTGCTGGCGGTTTTGCGCCGCCATCTTCGAATGCAGATAAGCCGTTTGAATATGGTTGAACTGCAATTTTTGTTGCAACTGTTCAATTTCAGCTACCGTACGAACAAATACTAAGGCCCGCATCCCCTCAACTTGAGCAAGTCGACGCAACATATCGTCACGCTTACGAACAGGAACATTAATATAGCCATCTTGTCGTTGTTTTTCAAAGGCCGTGCCTATTTTTTCAGCTGCCAATTCAATCACAGGTTCAGCCAATAAGTCACTAGCTAAACCAGCCAAAGTATCTGGTACTGTTGCTGAGAATAAAGCCACTTGCGCTCTACCCGGTAATTTTTTAACCAATTGCTTGGTTTGGCCAATATGTTCCTCATCTAACAAGGCATCCGCCTCATCAATAATGATGGTATCCACTTCATGAACCTTCAACTTACGTTGGTCAATCAGTTCAATCATCCGGCCCGAAGTCCCGACAATAATATCCGGTCTTTCTCTGATTTTCTCAATTTGCCGCTTCACATTCGCGCCACCAATAATTTTCATGGCTTTGAAGTCAACAGCTCGTGCCCACGCTTGGACCACGTCCCCCACTTGGGAAGCCAATTCTTGTGAAGGTACCAAAACAATTAGTTTCAAGCCCCCATTGTATTGACCTTGAGATGCTTCTCGTTCAGCCACCATTCGGCTTAAAACCGGTAGTAAATAAGCCAAGGTTTTCCCTGAACCTGTTGGTGCTGATGCAATCACACTTTGGGCATCATACATCGGTTGGAAGGTCTCAGTTTGAATATCAGTTGCTTGGCCAAAGCCAGCTGACTGCCATTTGTCCTGAAGCCCATTAGGTAATTGGCTTACAAAACCAGTTATTTGTGTATCATTTTCCGTCATTTTAGTCCTCTATTTCTTTTTTCTATTTTACTGCTTATGGTTCAATATTGGCTACAAAAGATAAGGGCCATGGTTAGGCCCTCTTCTTTATGTCAATAACCCCTATTTTTTCTTAGGGTCCTTCACAATAAATACATCTTCATTTAAATTATCAGAGAAGATTTTCTCTGTATTTACGTTTTCATCTACGACAGTTCTTTCATTTGTTTCTGGGTCCAACAAGATATAAGATGACTTAATACTTGGGTTATGCGGCACTTTCTCTTCATCATCAGCCTCATATTTAGGGGCTTCAATTGTCGAACGGTCTACTGCGTCATCATCATAGTCATTATTGTCTACAAAAGGATTTTTTCTTGGATCTGTCATGTCCGTTTCCTCCTCATTCGGCACCAATGTATAGGCACCAACATTTGCTTCTTCATCAATGGCATCAATAATTTCTTGGCTACTTGTGGCATCCGGTGTTACTGAAAAGTACCCTTGCGCTTGCGCACGTTCTTGCTTGCGGGCTAGATATTGGGCTTCTACTTGCTGAAAGGTTACCCCACCCTCTTGCTCAGTGATGTAATCAATGGATTTGGTCAAGCCGTCAACAGCCCGGTCAATATCCGTTGTTAAATGGACAGCAATCACTTCTGGGCGGTTGTTTAAACGAATTGGGAAACTTGATGGCCCAATCCCGCGTGAAACCACCATTTGCTTGTCAGGGTTACCGGGTAAGTAGAAAACACCTGCTGTATACTTGGGAAATTTCCCTTGGTTAGGAGCAAATAATCCACCGATTCCCGGCACGCGGATTTGACCACCATGGGCATGACCTGATAAAACCAAATCAGGTGATTTATTGATATTTTCATGGTAACGCAAGAAGGCTTCTGGATGGTGGGCCAATAAGATTTTTGGTTGCGCCATTTGATCAGCTGTTAAATCTACTGTTCTCAAGGCATCTCCAACTAAGAAATATTTATTCTTTTTATCATCTAAGCCCATCAAGGTCAGCGGTTGACCCTTATAAGTATAAGTAATAGCCCGGTCATTTAAGTGGACAACCCCTGCTGCCCCCATAGTCCGAACTAAAAGATTGTGTTGTAAGGACACCGCGTCATGGTTACCAAAAGTCGCAAAAGTTGGCGCGATATCTGTTAAAGCTTTAAAGAATGTAAACAAAGTCGCTTCGTCTAAATTAGACGCATCCGTTTGGACAATATCTCCCGTAATCGCGATGATATTTGGTTGCATATCATAGACATGGTCTAAAATATCGTTCAAGTCAACATTTTGTTCAGGTAGGTGTAAGTCAGACAGATGGGCAATGGTGAAGCCATTTAAACTGTCCTTAAAACGAGGATTCTCGACAAAGTAATCTGTCGTTCCAACAGTATAATTTTGCCACCTAACATAAGCAGCACCTAACGCTAAGGTACCCAAGCCTAATAAAGTGTTGAAAGCTGATTTTTTTGTCATAACAATTCCTCCTTGGTTTTTATTTCCCAAACTCAGATCTCACACAGCCTAGGAAATTTGCTTTATCTACATGTGGCCCACTTCAAAAAGGACCACCCTGTACTTGCTAGCTTTGTTGTATATTTTACCATATCAAACCCAATCCTTATAACACAAAGGTGAAATATACCGATTCTAAGCTACTATTCCACTCACACATTCAAATTACTGCCCAAAACGGCCTCTGCGTGGTATAATCTTGGATTGAATGGACTTTAAAAGTATTTAAAACATACATGTTTCGTGTGTTAATAACCTTCTAGAATTAACACGATAGCACACGATAATTCCCAAATCGTATATCTTTTAATTGACTATATTTGAAAAATATTAAATTTAGTTTCAATATAAGAATAAGAAGGTGGTTATAGAAAGATATCGCACTATTTTCATATGGCATTAGTGCGTAAGTTAGAACGTACTAGTTGCTAGCATGTGCTTTTAAGCATTCCCAGCTAATGTGGCGATAATTTGATTACATTTCGGATAGTCAAGATTGGCCATATTTCAATATGAGTGATACTTCTTCTAGAAAGTTCACTAGCATAGTAAATAGTAATTGCGATATAAGCGATAACCTATATTTATGAAATGATTCTTTTAAATTTAGAGGCCTGATGCTAGGGCCCCTATTATTGACGAAAGGAGGCCAAGGATGGCTAGTGAGTTAATTGAGAATTTGTTGACCCTTGTACCAGCTTTGCCTGGTTGCTACATTATGAAGAATGCGGATGACCAGATTATTTATATTGGTAAGGCGAAGAATTTAAAAAATCGTGTCCGTTCTTATTTCAAGTCGACCCATACTGGGAAGACGGCTCAGCTTGTCAGTGAGATTGACCATTTTGACTATATTGTCACGCAAACGGATAAAGAGAGTTTGCTGCTGGAGATTAATCTGATTAAGAAACATCAGCCTCACTACAATATTCGCTTGAAACATGGGACTATGTATCCTTATATCAAGATTACCAATGAGCGTGATCCGCAGATGATTATTACGTCTGTGGTGGAGGATGATGGTGGTGAGTACTTTGGTCCTTATCCGAATATTTACGCGGCATCCAGTACCCTTGACTTGCTACAGAAGACCTATCCTTTGCGTAAGTGTGGGAAGAATGAGAAGCGGGCTTGCTTCTACTACCATCTTGGCCAATGTATTGGCCCTTGCGACCATGAGGTGCCTGTTGAAGAGTATAAGGCGCAGAAGGCACGGATTCGCCGTTTCCTGAATGGTGATGTGAAGAATATCAAGGATGATTTGAAGGGGAAAATGGCAGCCGCTTCTGAAGATTTGCAGTTTGAGCGAGCTGCTGAGTATCGTGATCAAATCAACTATATTGAACAAACGGTTGAACCGCAAAATATCATGTCCAAGCAGTACAATGACCGTGATGTCTTTGCCTTTTACTTTGACAAAGGTTGGATTTCAATCCAAGTATTCTTGTTACGACAGTTTTCCATTATTAAGCGGGACTCAGCCCTTTTCCCAGTGTATTCTGACCCTGAAGAGGAGTTGACTTCCTACATCGTCCAATTCTACCAAGAAGCTAACCACACGAAGCCTAAAGAAATTTTGGTACCTGGAAACTTGGATAATGACTTGATTGCGGATACTGTTGAGGTGAAGGTATCGACACCTAAACGAGGCGACAAGCACAAGATGCTGCAGATGGCGGAACGAAATGCCAAGATTGCCCATCTAGACAAATTTAGGTTGCTGGCCATGAAGGAACAAAAAACGACTGGTGCTATTGACCAATTGTCAGAAGCTTTGAACTTGCCTTATTTGAAAGTTATTGAAAGCTTTGACCATTCAAACATCCAAGGGACAAACCCGGTATCGGCGATGGTGGCCTATGAGGACGGACGGCCAAACAAATCTATGTACCGGAAGTACAAGATCAAAACGGTTGATGGCTCAAATGAGTTTGCGACAACACAAGAGGTTATCCGCCGCCGGTATGGTCGACTCCTGAAAGAAAATGGGAATTTCCCTGATCTAATCTTAATGGACGGTGGCGCAATCGAAGTGAATGCTGCCAAAGAAGTTTTAGAGGATGAACTTGGATTAGACATCCCAGTGGCCGGTATGGTCAAGGATGATAAGCATAGGACGGCCAACCTGATTTTTGGTGACCCGCTAACGATTATCCCGCTTGATCCCCGGTCACAGGCCTTCCATCTCCTGCAACGGATTCAAGATGAGGTCCACCGGTTTGCTATTACCTTCCACCGTAAAACAAGAAGTAAACAATCCTTTACCTCTAAACTGGATGGCATTGACGGTGTGGGGCCTAAGACACGGACCAAGGTCTTGCGTCACTTTAAGACCATGAAAGCCGTTCGTGAAGCTACGATTGCGGATATTCAAGCATTATCTATTCCAGAAAAAGTGGCGGTTGAAATTCATAAGGCTGCTTGGGACGGGCAAAAAGACTCGCCCTATGCAAATGAAGACCTTGTTGATGGTATTAAAACAGTTGCTGCTGACGAAACGAAGGCAGTTGACGAAATCCTGTTAGATATTAATCCAGATTTAAGTGAATAAACAGAAAAGGCACCTAACCTCATTCGAAATTGAATGGGCTAGGCGCCTTTTTCTATTGTGCTAGTTTTTCGACGGCTGCGATTAGGTCATCCAGCTTTTTCTCTGTTCGCGTCATCAAGTAAATCGACACAAATATGGGAAAGCCGACATTGCCAATCAGTTGCATGGAAACATCCAACATATCCAAAACCACCACCTCCTTATATAAAGGAACGGTGGTGGTTTGTTTTTTGACAAGTATTCAATTAATTTTGCTGATCTGGATCGATTTCAGGATCATAGTCTACATCTTTGTCGAAATCCCCAGGGTTTAACATACCGTTTTCACCTGAGTCAGCCTTGTCTGCTGCTAGAATAACATCCTTGGCGTTTTCGACTTTACCAAAATCCGTACGGTCTGGTGT
It encodes the following:
- the glmU gene encoding bifunctional UDP-N-acetylglucosamine diphosphorylase/glucosamine-1-phosphate N-acetyltransferase GlmU — translated: MSNRYAVILAAGKGTRMKSKLYKVLHPVAGKPMVDHVLTSVNDAGIDEVVTIVGHGAEAVQELLGDRTAYTTQTEQLGTGHAVQQAASELADKEGTTLVICGDTPLFTADTIARLLDVHEEAGFKATILTAPADDPTGYGRIVRDKEGQVVKIVEQKDANDAEKLITEINTGTYVFDNALLFDALNKVGNDNAQGEYYLPDVIEILKEAGEAVGAFQMDNLDESLGVNDRVALAQANQTMFKRINEFHMRNGVTIVDPDAVYIEAGVEIGADTVIEPNVYLKGNTVIGEDCHIYAGTTIRDSKIGDRVKVRASEIEESQVKDGVDIGPNAHLRPASVIDENAHIGNFVEIKKAHIGAGTKVGHLTYIGDATLGKNINVSCGVIFANYDGVNKHHSTIGDNSFIGSDVTIISPVNVEANAFLAAGSTITKDVPSKALGIARSRQENKDGFWDRLPIGKKD
- a CDS encoding DEAD/DEAH box helicase gives rise to the protein MTENDTQITGFVSQLPNGLQDKWQSAGFGQATDIQTETFQPMYDAQSVIASAPTGSGKTLAYLLPVLSRMVAEREASQGQYNGGLKLIVLVPSQELASQVGDVVQAWARAVDFKAMKIIGGANVKRQIEKIRERPDIIVGTSGRMIELIDQRKLKVHEVDTIIIDEADALLDEEHIGQTKQLVKKLPGRAQVALFSATVPDTLAGLASDLLAEPVIELAAEKIGTAFEKQRQDGYINVPVRKRDDMLRRLAQVEGMRALVFVRTVAEIEQLQQKLQFNHIQTAYLHSKMAAQNRQQAIAKFTKGEYTYLFTTDVAARGLDIEDLPLVIQYDLPATPEQYTHRAGRTGRMGKDGVVLTFVNDRSLRDLKKQVGDDIQLTAFYTYGGQLTDQVPSASQNDEDQPLLQEEKEGAAVKAKARVKKTKQANKAAAPAKARKKNRKRDNKNKGARRHKD
- a CDS encoding metallophosphoesterase, which gives rise to MTKKSAFNTLLGLGTLALGAAYVRWQNYTVGTTDYFVENPRFKDSLNGFTIAHLSDLHLPEQNVDLNDILDHVYDMQPNIIAITGDIVQTDASNLDEATLFTFFKALTDIAPTFATFGNHDAVSLQHNLLVRTMGAAGVVHLNDRAITYTYKGQPLTLMGLDDKKNKYFLVGDALRTVDLTADQMAQPKILLAHHPEAFLRYHENINKSPDLVLSGHAHGGQIRVPGIGGLFAPNQGKFPKYTAGVFYLPGNPDKQMVVSRGIGPSSFPIRLNNRPEVIAVHLTTDIDRAVDGLTKSIDYITEQEGGVTFQQVEAQYLARKQERAQAQGYFSVTPDATSSQEIIDAIDEEANVGAYTLVPNEEETDMTDPRKNPFVDNNDYDDDAVDRSTIEAPKYEADDEEKVPHNPSIKSSYILLDPETNERTVVDENVNTEKIFSDNLNEDVFIVKDPKKK
- the uvrC gene encoding excinuclease ABC subunit UvrC, which produces MASELIENLLTLVPALPGCYIMKNADDQIIYIGKAKNLKNRVRSYFKSTHTGKTAQLVSEIDHFDYIVTQTDKESLLLEINLIKKHQPHYNIRLKHGTMYPYIKITNERDPQMIITSVVEDDGGEYFGPYPNIYAASSTLDLLQKTYPLRKCGKNEKRACFYYHLGQCIGPCDHEVPVEEYKAQKARIRRFLNGDVKNIKDDLKGKMAAASEDLQFERAAEYRDQINYIEQTVEPQNIMSKQYNDRDVFAFYFDKGWISIQVFLLRQFSIIKRDSALFPVYSDPEEELTSYIVQFYQEANHTKPKEILVPGNLDNDLIADTVEVKVSTPKRGDKHKMLQMAERNAKIAHLDKFRLLAMKEQKTTGAIDQLSEALNLPYLKVIESFDHSNIQGTNPVSAMVAYEDGRPNKSMYRKYKIKTVDGSNEFATTQEVIRRRYGRLLKENGNFPDLILMDGGAIEVNAAKEVLEDELGLDIPVAGMVKDDKHRTANLIFGDPLTIIPLDPRSQAFHLLQRIQDEVHRFAITFHRKTRSKQSFTSKLDGIDGVGPKTRTKVLRHFKTMKAVREATIADIQALSIPEKVAVEIHKAAWDGQKDSPYANEDLVDGIKTVAADETKAVDEILLDINPDLSE
- a CDS encoding YvrJ family protein, translating into MLDVSMQLIGNVGFPIFVSIYLMTRTEKKLDDLIAAVEKLAQ